The nucleotide sequence AGCGCAAACAAGCCGAAAGCCTCGGCCGGGCGGTCAGGGTGTGTGTGACGGACCATCATTGAGCGGGACGATGCATAAACCGCACCGCCAGCACCGCCGATGCACATACCGCAGATGTAGAAGATGATGTCAGGAACGCTGGATCCTTCGGCGAAGGGGATGCCAAAGATCGCCTCGCGCGACATGCTGACAATAACCACCGAGACCAAGATAAGGACCCACACCGCGATGCGGATCACTGGTTTCGGCCCAAACCGCGAATCCGCCAATCCCGACAACCACGTTGTGATCGCAGCTGCAATGGCTGCAATGATTCCAAAGACCCCGATCTGGATGGTCTGCCAATCCAGCACCAGTGCTGCATAGACGCCCCCAAATGCATAAAGCGCGTTCAGCGCATCGCGATAGAACATGGAGCCAATAAGGAAATTCAACAGGCTCTTGCGGTGCAGCACGTCACGCAATGTTTCGATCAATTCGCGCCAAACAGCGCTCAGTCTGGTTGATTTCTTCTCGGCTTTGGGGTCGTCGCGGACAAACATGAAGAACGGAATGATGAAGATGATGTACCATATCGCGATGAATGGCCCGACTGAGCGGGTCCCCTCTCGCATTTCGGGATCAAGCCCAAAGAGTGGCGGGTTGCCCAGAAGGGTCACGCCCTGATCGTTTTCGGCCAGTAGAAGCAGCATGACGAACAGCGATATGACTCCACCCCAATAGCCAAATGCCGCGCC is from Yoonia sp. GPGPB17 and encodes:
- a CDS encoding MFS transporter; the protein is MAVAKKRIWGWMAFDWASQPFYTLGLTFIFGPYFAVVATEYFLGTGMTDAAADARAQSVWSAGQTVAGLLIAFSAPFLGAFADNSGRKMPWIAFFSIVYVIATFMLWGLKPDGSALILMLIIFYVGFFAAESALNFVNAILPSLGNDEEVGRISGSGAAFGYWGGVISLFVMLLLLAENDQGVTLLGNPPLFGLDPEMREGTRSVGPFIAIWYIIFIIPFFMFVRDDPKAEKKSTRLSAVWRELIETLRDVLHRKSLLNFLIGSMFYRDALNALYAFGGVYAALVLDWQTIQIGVFGIIAAIAAAITTWLSGLADSRFGPKPVIRIAVWVLILVSVVIVSMSREAIFGIPFAEGSSVPDIIFYICGMCIGGAGGAVYASSRSMMVRHTHPDRPAEAFGLFALTGKATAFLAPALITLFTVMTGNNQLGFLPVIFLFLIGLLLLRWVNKDGDRAEWSAS